Proteins from one Candidatus Eisenbacteria bacterium genomic window:
- a CDS encoding zf-HC2 domain-containing protein has protein sequence MECREFRKVLREYLDGELEHDKKLLVEKHLALCNDCREAVLALKGFFASIASEPGTELRPFFTEKILARVRSRKRKPLLLRPVPALASIMILVLASVTIIHFTGTTKRMPPALQVVYPEENSIVLGDKLDICASVSSSSKSLKKEKLQLLLDGKDVTQEAEIGDEYLIYTPGRRIDEGEHTILIRAANGAVEDVLKWRFYSI, from the coding sequence GTGGAGTGTAGAGAGTTTCGAAAGGTCCTGAGGGAGTATCTTGACGGAGAGTTAGAGCATGATAAGAAACTTCTTGTCGAAAAACATCTTGCTCTCTGCAATGATTGCAGGGAAGCGGTTCTGGCACTCAAGGGGTTCTTTGCCTCTATAGCTTCCGAACCGGGGACGGAACTTCGGCCATTTTTTACAGAGAAGATACTGGCAAGGGTGAGGAGCCGAAAGAGAAAACCGCTATTGTTGAGACCGGTCCCCGCATTGGCTTCCATAATGATCCTTGTTCTCGCCTCTGTAACTATCATTCACTTTACGGGAACTACCAAGAGGATGCCGCCTGCTCTCCAGGTCGTTTATCCCGAAGAAAATTCGATAGTCCTCGGCGACAAACTCGATATTTGTGCATCTGTCTCGTCTTCCTCCAAATCGCTTAAGAAAGAAAAACTCCAGCTTCTTCTTGACGGAAAGGACGTGACGCAGGAAGCGGAAATCGGGGATGAATATCTCATCTACACTCCGGGGAGAAGAATCGATGAAGGAGAGCACACGATACTGATACGCGCTGCCAACGGCGCTGTGGAAGATGTCCTCAAGTGGAGGTTCTATTCAATCTAG
- a CDS encoding sigma-70 family RNA polymerase sigma factor, producing the protein MRFWNGRHSREVKSVEMEDKRQGSTERDFERLAKESQNKIFNLALKLVGDHEDALDVTQETLIRAFSAYEKFRGDSKPSTWLYRITVNEAKRLLRKRALTRLFAVREQQQSAGEPGLDPSPGQEREERAESVRRMLQSVPRGYREAIVLRYVENMSYGEVAKVLACSEGTAKSRVSRGLRILEKKLVPLMKEEGRGV; encoded by the coding sequence ATGAGATTTTGGAACGGAAGGCATTCCCGCGAGGTCAAATCTGTAGAGATGGAAGATAAGAGACAAGGATCGACAGAACGGGATTTCGAGCGTCTCGCAAAAGAATCACAGAACAAGATATTCAATCTCGCCTTGAAACTGGTTGGTGACCATGAAGACGCGCTGGATGTCACTCAGGAAACACTTATCAGAGCATTCTCTGCGTACGAAAAGTTTCGGGGCGATTCAAAGCCCTCCACCTGGCTTTACAGGATTACGGTGAACGAAGCAAAGAGATTATTGAGGAAAAGGGCGTTGACCAGACTCTTCGCCGTCAGAGAGCAACAGCAATCTGCCGGGGAGCCGGGTTTGGATCCCTCTCCCGGGCAGGAAAGAGAGGAACGGGCTGAGAGCGTAAGAAGAATGCTTCAATCCGTGCCCCGCGGATACAGAGAGGCAATCGTGCTGCGGTATGTTGAGAATATGTCTTATGGTGAAGTTGCGAAGGTGTTGGCATGTTCCGAAGGGACAGCGAAATCGAGAGTCTCAAGAGGACTGAGAATTCTTGAGAAGAAGCTCGTTCCTTTGATGAAGGAGGAAGGCCGTGGAGTGTAG